The genomic window TCTCACAGTTCTATCATTGTACCCCTGCGAGCCGCCCACGTCAAAACGCAAACGAAAGGCCGCCCACGGAGGAACATCCCCTCCGGCGCGGCCTTTCGAAACCGGCAACCTGTAAGTTTATGCGTAGTGGCAGGCGACCCAGTGACCGGGTTTCATCTCCTCGAACGCCGGCGCTTCTTTCGCGCATTTCTCGGTCGCGGCCGGGCAGCGCGTACGGAAATGGCAGCCGCTCGGCGGATTGATCGGCGACGGGATATCGCCCTTCAGGACGATTCGCTCGCGCGTCGCTTCGACTTCCGGATCCGGGATCGGAATCGCGGACAACAGCGCCTTCGTGTACGGGTGCATCGGATTCGCGTACAGCTCCTCCGACGTCGTCAGCTCGACCATCTTGCCGAGGTACATGACCGCGACGCGATCGCTGATATGTTTGACCATCGCGAGGTCGTGCGCGATGAACAAATACGTCAGGCCGAACTGCTTCTGCAGCCGCATCATCAAATTGACCACCTGCGCCTGGATCGACACGTCGAGCGCCGAAATCGGCTCGTCCGCGACGATGAACTTCGGATCGACCGCAAGCGCGCGGGCGATGCCGATCCGCTGGCGCTGACCGCCCGAAAACTCGTGCGGGTACCGCGTCGCGTGATCCGGATTAAGGCCGACGAGGTCGAGCAGCTCCTCGACGCGCTTCTTCCGCTCGGCGCGGCTGCCGACGAGCTTATGCACGTCGAGCGCTTCGCCGATAATGTCGGTCACCGTCATCCGCGGGTTGAGCGACGCGTACGGGTCTTGGAAAATCATCTGCATGTTGCGGCGCAGCGCCTTCAGCTTCGAGCCGCGCAAATCGTAGATGTTCTGCCCCTCGAACTTCACTTGGCCGTTCGTCGGCTCGTACAGGCGCAAAATCGTGCGCCCCGCCGTCGACTTGCCGCAGCCGGATTCGCCGACGAGGCCGAGCGTTTCGCCCTTCCTCAGATGAAAGCTAATATCGTTGACGGCTTTGAGCGTATTGCCTCCGCCGACGTTAAAAAACTTCGTAAGGTTGTTTACTTCGAGCAAGTTCGCGCTCATTGCGCCCCCTCCTTCCCGGCGGCGACCTGCGCCTGCTCCGCCATCGGGTGAAGCAGCCAGCAAGCCGCTTTATGGCTCGGGCTGATCTCGGTCATGTCGACGTCGCGCGTTTTGCAAATTTCCATCGCTTCGTCGCAGCGCGCGCAGAACGCGCAGCCGGCCGGAGGCTTGATGAGGTCCGGCGGCGTGCCGATGATCGGGATGAGCTCCTCGTCCTTCCTCTGGTCAAGGCGCGGCACCGAGCGAAGCAGCCCTTTCGTATACGGGTGCTTCGGGTTTTTGAACACTTCCCACTTCGTGCCCGATTCCACGACCTTGCCCGCGTACATGACGATGACGCGGTCGCACATGTCGGCGACGACGCCGAGGTCGTGCGTGATGAGGATGATCGACGTGTTCAGCCGCGTCTGCAAATCCTTCATCAGCGACAAAATTTGCGCTTGGATCGTCACGTCGAGCGCCGTCGTCGGTTCGTCCGCGATCAGCAGCGCCGGGTTGCACGCGAGCGCGATCGCGATCATCGCCCGCTGCCGCATGCCGCCCGAAAATTCGTGCGGGTATTGCGAGAAGCGCGCTTCCGGGTTCGGAATGCCGACGAGCTTCAAAATTTCGATCGCGCGCGCCTTCGCCGCATCCTTCGTCATTTTTTGATGCTTGATGAGGCCTTCCGTAATTTGGCGGCCGATCGTCAGCGTCGGATTGAGCGACGTCATCGGGTCTTGGAAAATCATCCCGATGTCTTTGCCGCGGATCGCTTCCATCTCCTTCTCGCTCTTCTTCGTCAGGTCTTCGCCTTGGAAGAGGATCGAGCCGTTCTTAATGACGCCCGGAGGGTTCGGAATGAGCCGCATGATCGTTTGGGCGGTCACGCTCTTGCCGCAGCCCGACTCGCCGACGATCGCGACGGCTTCGCCCTTTTTCACGTCGAAGCTGACGCCGCGCACGGCTTGCACCTCGCCGCCGCGCACCTTAAACGACACTTGCAAATCTTTCACTTCCAAAATGGTTTCCATGTAACCCACCTCCTACTTTTTCATCTTCGGATCGAATGCGTCGCGCAGCCCGTCGCCCATAACGTTAAAGGCAAGCATCGTCAGCGAGATGAAGAACGCCGGGAACAGGAAACGCCACGGATAGATTTGCATGACCGCGAGCGAGTCGTTGATCATCGTGCCCCAAGAGGCGTGCGGCACTTGAACGCCGAGACCCAAGTAGCTGAGGAACGCTTCCGCGAAAATCGCGGACGGAATCGTCAGCGTCAGCGTCACGATGATCGGGCCCATCGCGTTCGGAATCAAATGGCGGAACATAATGCGCCACATGCCGGCGCCGAGCGATCTCGAAGC from Paenibacillus sp. includes these protein-coding regions:
- a CDS encoding ABC transporter ATP-binding protein, encoding METILEVKDLQVSFKVRGGEVQAVRGVSFDVKKGEAVAIVGESGCGKSVTAQTIMRLIPNPPGVIKNGSILFQGEDLTKKSEKEMEAIRGKDIGMIFQDPMTSLNPTLTIGRQITEGLIKHQKMTKDAAKARAIEILKLVGIPNPEARFSQYPHEFSGGMRQRAMIAIALACNPALLIADEPTTALDVTIQAQILSLMKDLQTRLNTSIILITHDLGVVADMCDRVIVMYAGKVVESGTKWEVFKNPKHPYTKGLLRSVPRLDQRKDEELIPIIGTPPDLIKPPAGCAFCARCDEAMEICKTRDVDMTEISPSHKAACWLLHPMAEQAQVAAGKEGAQ
- a CDS encoding dipeptide ABC transporter ATP-binding protein, with amino-acid sequence MSANLLEVNNLTKFFNVGGGNTLKAVNDISFHLRKGETLGLVGESGCGKSTAGRTILRLYEPTNGQVKFEGQNIYDLRGSKLKALRRNMQMIFQDPYASLNPRMTVTDIIGEALDVHKLVGSRAERKKRVEELLDLVGLNPDHATRYPHEFSGGQRQRIGIARALAVDPKFIVADEPISALDVSIQAQVVNLMMRLQKQFGLTYLFIAHDLAMVKHISDRVAVMYLGKMVELTTSEELYANPMHPYTKALLSAIPIPDPEVEATRERIVLKGDIPSPINPPSGCHFRTRCPAATEKCAKEAPAFEEMKPGHWVACHYA